A window of the Teredinibacter franksiae genome harbors these coding sequences:
- a CDS encoding HDOD domain-containing protein translates to MAAATPHQEEPQPVEALIVESIKTDHIDVPMLPEVAGRVVRLTQNPDSDAAKLASLIQSDQTLAGHVMRVANSALYSPNSSLVSLQQATARLGMKLIAEIALAASINSTLFNTPGYEAHIQYQIRYSLLSGLWAKEIARACRRNVEAAFITGLLHDIGRPVAIQTILAKSAQQGIELSTDTVLELETKYQRKIGVRVVEQWDMPNAVIDVVKHFDDFTAAGAAMNQTMIAVAGAQIASHFMCEQGSQGCLTRDQLVSHPVLAELNLYQDEILQVLEKEDLVNSAMESMTK, encoded by the coding sequence ATGGCAGCAGCAACACCCCACCAAGAAGAACCTCAACCCGTTGAAGCACTGATTGTGGAGTCAATAAAAACAGACCACATCGATGTTCCCATGCTGCCCGAAGTGGCGGGGAGAGTGGTGCGGCTCACACAAAACCCAGATTCCGATGCCGCTAAACTGGCCAGCTTGATTCAAAGTGATCAAACACTGGCTGGGCACGTTATGCGTGTCGCAAACTCAGCGCTATACAGCCCTAACAGCAGCCTTGTCTCTCTGCAGCAGGCTACTGCACGGCTGGGGATGAAGCTCATTGCTGAAATTGCATTGGCTGCCTCGATAAACTCCACTTTGTTCAACACGCCTGGCTACGAAGCCCATATTCAGTATCAAATCCGCTACTCGCTACTGTCAGGGCTTTGGGCAAAGGAAATCGCACGCGCCTGTAGGCGCAACGTAGAAGCCGCCTTTATAACCGGGCTATTACACGATATAGGTCGCCCCGTAGCGATACAGACCATACTCGCTAAAAGTGCGCAGCAGGGCATTGAGCTAAGTACAGATACCGTTCTGGAGTTGGAAACCAAGTACCAACGAAAAATTGGGGTAAGAGTTGTAGAGCAATGGGATATGCCCAATGCCGTCATTGATGTAGTCAAACATTTCGACGATTTCACCGCCGCTGGTGCAGCGATGAATCAAACAATGATTGCGGTGGCAGGGGCCCAGATCGCAAGCCATTTCATGTGTGAGCAAGGTTCACAGGGTTGCCTCACTCGCGACCAGTTAGTTTCCCACCCGGTACTGGCGGAACTCAATCTATATCAGGATGAAATTTTGCAGGTTTTGGAAAAGGAAGACCTCGTAAACTCGGCTATGGAATCTATGACAAAGTGA